In Leclercia sp. LSNIH1, the genomic stretch CGCGAAATGGCGCGGCGTAAACGCGGAATCCCTTTAGAGGTTGAGTAACCATGCGTGTCCGGGCGCTGGGCGACGGTGCAGAGTTTTTCCACGATATGGGGCGGCGTAGCGCCGTCCGGATTACCCATACTGAAATCGATAATGTCTTCGCCGCGCCGGCGCGCAGCCATCTTCAGTTCAGCGGTAATGTTAAACACATACGGGGGGAGACGATCGATACGCGAAAAACGGCGTTCAGGACTGGAGTCAGCCATAAATTCCTCAGATTACGTTAGCGCCCGGACCGTCCGAGCGACGTCGCCACGGATGTGGCGTGCTTAGAAAATAACCTGAAAAAATTCGCCTTGTCGAGGGGGAAGAAATAAAAAAAAGCGTAGCGCTAAAACAGGAACACTGCTTAAGCAAAAACCGGAAGCAAAAATGAAAAGAGGCATCAGGAATGTTATTTTGTTAACATTTTAATATCATTACAGTTACGACTTCCGGGTGGCTTTTTGGCTTTTCTGCCCGCTCAGGCGACCTTAGATACAATCCCCTTTGATTAACGTGGTTTATCCCCATTTTATAAAAGAGCGGGATGGCTGGTCATTGAGCGTCAGGTTTTTTATCATGGTTCTTTCCTCTTTTCCCAGGTTTACCCGTGCACGAAATATTCAATATGCTGCTGGCGGTGTTCGATCGCGCGGCGTTAATGCTGATTTGCCTCTTTTTCCTCATTCGCATCCGCCTGTTCCGCGAGCTGCTGCATAAGTCTGCCCACTCGCCCCGGGAACTGCTGGCGGTCACTGCGATCTTTTCGATGTTTGCCCTGTTCAGTACCTGGTCCGGGGTACCGGTGGAAGGTTCCCTGGTTAATGTGCGGATCATCGCCGTGATGTCTGGCGGGATCCTGTTTGGCCCATGGGTCGGGATCATCACGGGCCTCATTGCCGGGACCCACCGTTACCTGATTGATATCGGCGGCGTGACTGCGGTTCCTTGCCTGATCACCAGCATTATCGCTGGCGTGCTGTCGGGGGCGATCAACCGCAAAGTCCCTAAGAAACAGCACTGGAAAGCGGGTATCATCGCCGGCATGCTCTGCGAAACCCTGACCATGATCCTGGTGGTGGCGTGGGCCCCCACCACGGCGCTGGGGCTGGATATCGTCTCAAAAATTGGTATTCCGATGATCCTCGGTAGCGTCTGCGTGGGCTTTATCGTGCTGCTGGTGCAGAGTGTGGAAGGCGAAAAAGAGGCCAGCGCCGCCCGGCAGGCCAAGCTGGCGTTGGATATTGCCAATAAGACGCTGCCGCTGTTTCGCGACATTAACGCTGAATCGCTGCGCCAGGTGTGCGATATCATCCGCCGCGACATTCACGCCGATGCGGTGGCCATCACCAATATTGACCGGGTGCTGGCCTACGTGGGCGTGGGTGAAGCAAACTACCGGGATAATGATGATACCATCAGCCCCACCACCCGCCAGGCAATCAGCGGCGGCAAGATCATCATTAAGAATAACGATGAGGCTCACCGCACCCCGGAGATCCACTCTATGCTTGTGATACCGCTGTGGGAAAAAGGGGTAGTCACCGGCACGCTAAAAATTTACTACTGCCACGCGCACCAGATCACATCGACCTTACAGGAGATGGCGGTCGGGCTGTCACAGATTATCTCTACCCAGCTGGAGGTCTCCCGTGCCGAGCAGCTGCGGGAGATGGCAAACAAGGCAGAGCTGCGCGCCCTACAGAGTAAAATTAATCCCCATTTTCTGTTCAATGCGCTGAACGCCATCTCCTCGTCGATCCGCCTGAATCCGGACACCGCCCGCCAGCTGATCTTCAATCTGTCGCGCTATCTGCGCTACAACATTGAGTTGAAAGACGACGAGCAGATCGACATCAAAAAAGAGCTTTATCAGATCAAAGATTACATCGCCATCGAACAGGCGCGGTTTGGCGATAAGCTTACCGTCATCTATGACATCGATGAAGAGGTGAACTGCGTGATCCCGAGCCTGCTGATCCAGCCGCTGGTGGAGAATGCCATTGTCCACGGCATTCAGCCGCGTAAGGGTAAAGGGGTGGTCACCATCAGCGTGGCCGAATGCGGTAACCGCGTGCGGGTGGCGGTGCGCGACACCGGCCACGGGATCGACCCGAAAGTGATTGAACGGGTGGAGTCGAATGAGATGCCCGGCAATAAAATTGGTCTGCTCAATGTCCATCACCGCGTTAAGCTGCTCTATGGTGAAGGGCTACACATTCGCCGCCTTGAGCCGGGTACCGAGATCGCGTTTTATGTTCCTAACGAACGCGCCGCCGTTCATGCCCAGACGTTGTTGTTGCCTTAGAGGGAGTGACGCATGAAAGTCATCATTGTGGAAGATGAAATACTCGCCCAACAGGAGCTGAGTTGGCTGATTAAAGAACACAGCCAGATGGAGATCGTCGGCACCTTTGAGGATGGTCTGGACGTGCTGAAATTTCTGCAGCACAACCGGGTAGACGCCATATTTCTGGATATCAATATTCCCTCTCTGGACGGGGTACTGCTGGCGCAAAACATCAGCCAGTTTGCCAGTAAACCGTTTATTGTCTTTGTCACCGCGTGGAAAGAGCATGCGGTGGAGGCCTTCGAGCTGGAAGCGTTCGACTATATTCTTAAGCCGTACCAGGAGTCGCGGATTGTCAGCATGCTGCAGAAGCTGGAACACGCCTGGCACCAGCAGTCCGGCGCGGAACAGGTCGCGGCCTCACCGGTCATGCGCGAAAATGACACGATCAATTTGATCAAGGATGAACGCATCATCGTGACGCCGATGAACGATATCTATTATGCCGAAGCGCATGAGAAGATGACCTTCGTCTACACACGCCGCGAGTCGTTCGTCATGCCGATGAACATCACCGAATTTTGCAGCAAGCTGCCGGCGAGCCACTTCTTCCGTTGCCATCGCTCTTTTTGCGTCAATCTGAACAAGATCCGCGAGATCGAACCCTGGTTCAACAACACCTACATTCTACGGCTGAAGGATCTCGATTTTCAGGTGCCGGTGAGTCGCAGCAAGGTGAAAGAGTTTCGCCAGCTGATGCACCTGTGAGGGGGATGCCCCGGTGAACAGACGTCACCGGGGAAGAGCCATTACAGTACCTGGCCCAGGGTCTGGCGCAGATGCGCGCCCGAGCCCAGCAGACCCGGATTGTCATGCACAATCAGGTACACCGGAATATCCCGGACATAATCGCGGAAGCGACCCTTGTCTTCAAACCCGCCGCGGAAACCGGAGGATTTAAAGAAGTCGAGGAAGCGCGGTACGATCCCGCCCGCGATATAGACCCCACCAAAGGTGCTCAGGTTCAGCGCCAGGTTGCCGCCAAAACGCCCCATGATGACGCAGAAGAGCGACAGCGCGCGACGGCAGTCGGTGCAGCTATCTTCCAGCGCGCGTTCGGTCACATCTTTCGGCTGTAGATTCTCCGGCAGACGGCCATCGGATTTCACAATCGCCCGGTAGAGGTTCACCAGGCCCGGACCCGAGAGCACCCGCTCTGCCGAGACGTGGCCGATCTCCGCGCGCAGCTCTTCGAGGATAATGCCCTCTTCTTCGCTGTTTGGGGCGAAATCGACATGTCCGCCTTCACCCGGCAGGCTGATCCAGCGCTTGTCGACATGTACCAGATGGGAAACCCCCAGGCCAGTGCCAGCGCCGTAGACGGCAATGGGCTTACCTTCAACCGGCTCGGTGCCGCCGAACTGGATCAGATGCTCCGGCTTTAACATCGGGATCGCCATCGATACCGCGGTAAAGTCGTTAATAATTTCCAGATGGGCAAAGCCGAGGTTGGCCTTCATTTCGGCGACAGAGAATGCCCAGGTGTGGTTGGTCATCGCCACCCAGTCGCCGGTAATCGGGCAGGCAATGGCGATACAGCCATCCTCAACGCTGACATCATGCTCCGTCAGATAGACACGAACCACCGCTTCCAGGCTGGGGTAATCCAGCCCGGAATAGGTTTTGGCGCGGGAGATTTCGCCGGTGTTGACGTCACATAACGCCAGACGCGCGTTAGTCCCCCCTACATCACCTACCAAAGCATACTTTGTCATTCTTCTACTGCTCCGCTAAAGTCAAAATAACTGTTTGGCACACTCTAAATTCAAGGCCCGTGAACAACAACGACCTGGATAAAAGCACCCCAGGATTATCGATCTTCATCACAGAATAACTTTACCGTTTCAGCACCATTTGCACTATTGCCATAAGGCTGAACGTGCAAAGTACAGACAGCTATTTTTAACAAGGAAATCATCATGCTCCATCCGCGAGCCAGAACGATGCTGCTGCTGGCCCCTCCTGCGCTGATTATTGGCGTTGCATCCAGCCTGATCCTGATTGTGATCATGAAGGTCGCCTCCGTGCTGCAGTCGGTTTTGTGGACCTCATTACCGGCTTCCCTCGGCCTTAACGCAAGCTCGCCGGTATGGGTTATTTTAATCCTGACGCTTACCGGTATCGCTGTAGGAGTGGTGATACGCTACAGCCCGGGCCATGCCGGGCCAGATCCAGCCACTGAGCCGTTGATTGGCGCGCCGGTCAATGCCGCTGCCCTGCCCGGGTTGATTATCGCCCTGATTATTGGTCTGGCGGGCGGCGTCAGCCTTGGGCCTGAGCATCCTGTGATGGCGGTGAATATCGCCCTGGCCGTCGCCATAGGGGCGCGGGCCTTCCCCCGGGTAAACGCCCTTGACTGGACCATTCTCGCCTCTGCCGGCACCATCGGGGCGCTGTTCGGCACACCTGTCGCGGCGGCGCTGATTTTTTCCCAGACCCTGAGCGGCAACACGGAGATCCCGCTCTGGGATCGTCTGTTCGCCCCGCTCTTATCCGCCGCCGCCGGAGCCCTGACCACCAGCCTCTTTTTTCATCCTCACTTCTCACTGCCCGTTGCCCACTACAGTCAGATGCAGATGGTGGATATTTTCAGCGGCGCGATCGTCGCCGCCTTCGCCATCGCGCTGGGGATGGTGGCGGTCTGGTGTCTGCCGCGCCTGCACCGTCTGATGCATCGTCTGAAGCACCCGGTACTTATTCTTGGCGCAGGCGGATTTATTCTGGGGATCCTTGGGGCAATCGGGGGCAATATCACCCTGTTTAAGGGGCTGGATGAGATGCAGCAGATGGCCTTCAGCCAGATCTTCAGCGTGTCGGATTATCTGCTCTTTGCGCTGATAAAACTGGCGGCGCTGGTAGTGGCTGCGGCCTGCGGTTTTCGCGGCGGGCGCATTTTCCCGGCGGTGTTTGTCGGCGCGGCGCTGGGGTTGATGTTGCATGAACATGTAGAGGCGGTTCCCCTGGCGATCACCATCTCCTGTTCGATTATGGGGCTGGTGCTGGTTGTCACCCGGGATGCGTGGCTAAGCCTGTTTATGGCGGCAGTGGTGGTGCCGGACACCACCCTGCTGCCGCTGCTCTGTATTGTGATGCTGCCCGCCTGGCTGCTGCTGGCGGGCAGACCGATGATGGCTGCATGGAACGATGAGAAGTAATCAGGCGCTTTTGCGTGCTTCCAGCGCCTGGATAATGCCGCTCAGCAGCGGCGGAACGTCGGCTTTCGGCAACATCACCTCAATCAATGACAGCCGTTGTGGGTGCGCGACTCTCTCCAGCACCTCTTCCAGCTGCACCGTCTCGCTCACCCGCCAGCACTCGGCCTGACAATCCAGGCTGAGCGCCTGCGGGATCTGCGTCCAGTTCCACAGCGCTATGTCGTTATAGCGCTGGTTCGGACCATGAATGGCGCGCTCCACCGTGTACCCTTCGTTATTCAGCACCATGATCACCGGGCGCTGCTTGTCCCGCAGCATGGAGCCCAGCTCCTGGATAGTGAGCTGCGCCGCGCCGTCGCCGGTAATGGCAATCACGCGACGATCCGGGCAGGCGGTCTGCGCACCGTAGGCGGCGGCCAGGGTGTAGCCAATCGATCCCCAGATCGGCTGCACGATAAAATTTACCTCATCCGGCAGACGCAGCGCGCCAGCCCCAAAGGCCGAGGTTCCCTGGTCGGCGAGAATAATGTCCCCCGGACGAATATAGGTTTGCAGCGTTTTCCAGAAGCTGTCCTGGGTTAACGAACCGGGATGAACCGCATGAAGCTGTCTCGCCGGGCGAGGCGTATTGCCGGTTTGGGCATACTGATGGCAGAGGCTGGAAAGTACCTCAATGGCCTGGGTCATGGGGATCCCGGTGTACCAGACATCGCCTATGCGCGAGTCATGCGGCTGAACATCAATAGTCTGCTGATGGGTAAGTTTGTGGGTGAAGCCTGCGGTAAGCGTATCGGTAAAGCGCGTACCCACGCAGATCACGGTATCGGCGCCTTCAATGGCCTCGTTAACCTCGGCTGCGCTGGCGGAGCCGCTGTAGGTGCCAGCAAAACCGGGTTTGCGCTCGTCAAAAATCCCTTTCCCCATCAGCATGGTGGCGTGGGCGAT encodes the following:
- a CDS encoding LytR/AlgR family response regulator transcription factor, whose amino-acid sequence is MKVIIVEDEILAQQELSWLIKEHSQMEIVGTFEDGLDVLKFLQHNRVDAIFLDINIPSLDGVLLAQNISQFASKPFIVFVTAWKEHAVEAFELEAFDYILKPYQESRIVSMLQKLEHAWHQQSGAEQVAASPVMRENDTINLIKDERIIVTPMNDIYYAEAHEKMTFVYTRRESFVMPMNITEFCSKLPASHFFRCHRSFCVNLNKIREIEPWFNNTYILRLKDLDFQVPVSRSKVKEFRQLMHL
- a CDS encoding sensor histidine kinase codes for the protein MHEIFNMLLAVFDRAALMLICLFFLIRIRLFRELLHKSAHSPRELLAVTAIFSMFALFSTWSGVPVEGSLVNVRIIAVMSGGILFGPWVGIITGLIAGTHRYLIDIGGVTAVPCLITSIIAGVLSGAINRKVPKKQHWKAGIIAGMLCETLTMILVVAWAPTTALGLDIVSKIGIPMILGSVCVGFIVLLVQSVEGEKEASAARQAKLALDIANKTLPLFRDINAESLRQVCDIIRRDIHADAVAITNIDRVLAYVGVGEANYRDNDDTISPTTRQAISGGKIIIKNNDEAHRTPEIHSMLVIPLWEKGVVTGTLKIYYCHAHQITSTLQEMAVGLSQIISTQLEVSRAEQLREMANKAELRALQSKINPHFLFNALNAISSSIRLNPDTARQLIFNLSRYLRYNIELKDDEQIDIKKELYQIKDYIAIEQARFGDKLTVIYDIDEEVNCVIPSLLIQPLVENAIVHGIQPRKGKGVVTISVAECGNRVRVAVRDTGHGIDPKVIERVESNEMPGNKIGLLNVHHRVKLLYGEGLHIRRLEPGTEIAFYVPNERAAVHAQTLLLP
- the ipdC gene encoding indolepyruvate decarboxylase; its protein translation is MQTPYTVADYLLDRLTDCGADHLFGVPGDYNLQFLDHVIASPDIGWVGCANELNAAYAADGYARCKGFAALLTTFGVGELSAMNGIAGSFAEHVPVLHIVGAPGSASQKKGELLHHTLGDGEFRHFYKMSEPVTVAQAHLTEQNACYEIDRVLTQMLRERRPGYIMLPADVAKKPATPPVSTLMNPLYESDSFRLDAFRQAAEKRLAASDRTALLADFLVLRYGLKNQLQRWVDQTPIAHATMLMGKGIFDERKPGFAGTYSGSASAAEVNEAIEGADTVICVGTRFTDTLTAGFTHKLTHQQTIDVQPHDSRIGDVWYTGIPMTQAIEVLSSLCHQYAQTGNTPRPARQLHAVHPGSLTQDSFWKTLQTYIRPGDIILADQGTSAFGAGALRLPDEVNFIVQPIWGSIGYTLAAAYGAQTACPDRRVIAITGDGAAQLTIQELGSMLRDKQRPVIMVLNNEGYTVERAIHGPNQRYNDIALWNWTQIPQALSLDCQAECWRVSETVQLEEVLERVAHPQRLSLIEVMLPKADVPPLLSGIIQALEARKSA
- a CDS encoding ion channel protein encodes the protein MLHPRARTMLLLAPPALIIGVASSLILIVIMKVASVLQSVLWTSLPASLGLNASSPVWVILILTLTGIAVGVVIRYSPGHAGPDPATEPLIGAPVNAAALPGLIIALIIGLAGGVSLGPEHPVMAVNIALAVAIGARAFPRVNALDWTILASAGTIGALFGTPVAAALIFSQTLSGNTEIPLWDRLFAPLLSAAAGALTTSLFFHPHFSLPVAHYSQMQMVDIFSGAIVAAFAIALGMVAVWCLPRLHRLMHRLKHPVLILGAGGFILGILGAIGGNITLFKGLDEMQQMAFSQIFSVSDYLLFALIKLAALVVAAACGFRGGRIFPAVFVGAALGLMLHEHVEAVPLAITISCSIMGLVLVVTRDAWLSLFMAAVVVPDTTLLPLLCIVMLPAWLLLAGRPMMAAWNDEK
- the glk gene encoding glucokinase, with the translated sequence MTKYALVGDVGGTNARLALCDVNTGEISRAKTYSGLDYPSLEAVVRVYLTEHDVSVEDGCIAIACPITGDWVAMTNHTWAFSVAEMKANLGFAHLEIINDFTAVSMAIPMLKPEHLIQFGGTEPVEGKPIAVYGAGTGLGVSHLVHVDKRWISLPGEGGHVDFAPNSEEEGIILEELRAEIGHVSAERVLSGPGLVNLYRAIVKSDGRLPENLQPKDVTERALEDSCTDCRRALSLFCVIMGRFGGNLALNLSTFGGVYIAGGIVPRFLDFFKSSGFRGGFEDKGRFRDYVRDIPVYLIVHDNPGLLGSGAHLRQTLGQVL